The genomic DNA CGGACTCACCCTCTTGACCGGCTTGATGCGCAACTTCTCCAATCTGATTATCTAACGTACGATTCGAACGAGTGTTGTTTCTTGAGGAATTCTTAAAACGCTATCTCATGCCTTTGTGagtcttcttcagcaaggGATGAGACACCGAAATTCTGTTCAACAACGAGAGTAGGCCATCCAGGTTGTACACGCAGTCAGGAAACTGCTGTCCTGGTCTGCAGTATAAGAGTGGTATTCACCACTCCGTTCAAATACCGCCCCAAAGTACGAGTAAGGTATACCTGAAGTGGATAACGGAGCAGGATAATCTATCAGCATAGGTATACAGGCAAGATGATTATAATCATGGCATTGCTACCAGCCTGATCTATACTATACTATATGCACAAAAATTCAACTAACCAAAAAAGATGGATAACTCGCTAAATAGACCAAATTTTGCAACAGGTAAACAATTCCCATGTATCGATTTCCCATATACAATGCAATATATATCAATCCAGACAGATTCAAATACAACCGAATTTCGATCTCGCGCTGCGAGATTGTAAACCATCAAGGTACCGACAGAAGAAATATAGTATGATAAATCACCAAGTTTCCTGAAGTGGTTGTTAGTATCACCCAGACATAAAGCAAGCGGGTGGGGAACTTACAGCAATGTACTGTCCGGCTTCCTTCTTGTTATCCCAGAACAGCTGGGCTTCTTCACTGTTCAAGTTGCCCTTGGCCATCGCGACATCAATCAAGGCAGCCTCAACTCCTTCACCCATACCCTTTCCGCTACCGCAGACAAACACCCGTCCATCCAGTGCGTTGATCACGAACCAGACAAGATCAGCCTGGTGTCGCACCTCTTCCTGGACGTACTTGCTCTCGCCGCGACGGCTCTGCACCACCGTTCGCACCTTTGATTCTTCCACACCCCACTCGCCGCTGTACAGCTCGTCGAGGAGAGAGTCCCGGACACCTTGCAACACCCAGACCTTGTTGGCGCAGTTGGCGGATTGCAGGCGACGCTGGACGAAACCACGGAAAGGTGCAATTCCCACGCCTGCTCCAATCAGAAGCATGGGTCCATCCGAGGCAAATCGCGTGGCCAATGGGTTGGCCATCAACCCACGGAACATGGGAATGTGCAGGTTAAGTGTTGCAGGGTCGATACCCTGTTTTTCGGCATCGACCACCTTGCGAGCAAGCTCTTCCAGATAACCCGAGCCGACACCGGTTCGGTAGCCACGCTTGTAATCCTTGGATTCGGCCACAGACACGGCGACCTCGACCAGGCGACGGGAAACCCCGTCCTTTATGCTGTAGGAGGCTAGGGGATCTTGAGAAAGCGAGTAGAAACGCGGCATCAGCGTGTTCAGGGAGGAAAGGAGGTGGTCGAGAGGAGGTTGAGATGACGGGAACGCGTGCAGTAGCTGGGAGACGGAAACATGCGATGTGGTACGGAGGTCACAGAAAGCACCCTGGCCCTGCGAAGAGgcaaggaaaaggaggatCTTCTTCTCATGTTCGTTGGTGGCATACTCGCCCAACAATCGGAACAGAGCTTTGGTGGGAGGATAGCTCTGAATGTCGGAGCACCAGTTCAAGATCTCTCTCCGGCTGGTGACCAACTCACGCGGCTGGTCATCTCCCCAGATAGTAGGCCAGCGACCCTTGGCCGTGTGCAGGGTGACCTTCTTGTCCCGGATGGACTTTGGAATTCCGAGGCAGTTAAAAATGTCGTCCACTTCTTCATCCTTGTTCTTGGGGCAGACTCCAATAGCACCACCGACGACGAAATCGACAGTGCCGCTTTCTGCAGGGTAATCGGTGACATCGATGTCAAAATGGTACGTCCGCTTTTCCGCGCCGGTCTTGGTGAGCTCCCTGGCATGGTGCAAGGGTGCACGGAACACTTCGTACGGAGGATGCGGTTGCACAAAAGGAGGCGGGTGGTCGGATGGTCCTAGCTTCATGTCGACAGCAGATGCTGGCACACTCGAAAAAGACACCGTCTTCTCCGGAAGATCAGCAAGGTCGGTGAGCATACTGTCCAACGTCAAATAGTCGATGTTCAACTGCAGGCTCCGGAATGCCTCGTTATCTGGGGGGATGACGTTATTCGTGGTGAAGGTAGGGCCAGGAATAGGATCTCTCTGCAACGGCTGGCTGCGGCAGCAGCCACCCCCGCAGCAGAGTGGTTGTAACTTCTGAGTGCCTGCATGGCCCACGTTCTCTAATACCCGTCTCATATCATCCGAGTTCTGCGAAAGGAGGACGGTCGATGCTCGTCGACCGCCATTGAATGACTCTGCGTTGTCATCTTGGACTTCATCTTGCGGTTCCGATGGTGGGGTCAACGGTGCCGCATCTGTCATGTCTGTTTCTTGCTGGGACGGGGTGGGCAAGGCATTGAAGCTCGTCGGGATAGCTAACGACCGGTCACGAGGTTCTTCTGGGATGGGGTTGTCCGGATGAGAGGTTGCGGACACAGGGATGCTGTGATGGTCTCCATTAGGGTGGTTGTTGAACGACGGCGTGGTGGACATGGTCCTCGCGGACGGCGGGGAGGGAGGAAGAACGGCGTGCACTGATCATGGTTAgcctctcttttctcttgttcAAAAActgttgaggatcaattaCCCATTGTGACTGGAGAGAATGTTAAATATGAGGCTGTGAGAAAGACCCGGGGTCGTAACGAGCGAAGAGCAAGTAGGCACCTAGGCGTAATGATGGATGCAGTGATACAAAGAGAACAAAAGCAACAATGAGCGACGACTCGGTAACGGTCGTCGATTAAATGCGAGAACCAAAGCCAAGCATtcaggagaaggagatgaaGAGGGAGACGTTAAAATGGAAACGGATTgtgggatgaggaggaaaggaAGTGGTCCGAGGCGAGGAAAAAAACGACAAAGCCGGCACCCGGGAGAGCGGTTCCGCTGCACTAGGTAATGATGCGGTTGCGATGTAATACAGAATACCGTCTGCAATAAGGTGCAACGAAGATTAATACGAATATGCACTTGTGGAAGAATGAATACTCTTCGTATTTAGTCGTCCAGTTGTTGTCTGAAAAACCATCAGATAAGACGCAgagcagaaaaagaaacgatcAAAATTACCACACCAGATCCGATGTCGCCACATGTTTCATACCGTACGTTACATTCCAGGAAGAGTATCAGAGTCCAGAGAGTCTATTTTCTACATAGCGAATAGCAAGGAAACTGCATTATTCTGAGCAAGAAATTCACAAGACAAGAAATTAAGGATCTTAACCCCGCAGAGAGAAAATTGTTGAATCTCAGGCCGAGATCTGCAATGCAGCGTCTAGTTTCTACCGTTCTCGGTAAGTCACTTGTTTGCGCTGGGTCTAGTTGATTACAACGAATTGGAACCCTCTGAGTACAACTGTCGGATAGCAATTGGTCTAGCAATAAAAAGGAACAATAATCGCAATTGAAAAGAATTCCTATTTGTCTTGTTGGGGAAGTGTGCAGCTGGTATGGAGTGGTAAAATGGTGGCAAGCGGTAATACGTGACAGTACAATACCTGCAAGGATCTCTGTATCTAATCTGATCCGGATGGCAGTCATTTATTCCTTATCCTCGGTTACCTCTACTGTTTGTTCACCATGGCATCATCTGCTCAATATCCCAAAAAGTAATAAATACTCAATTGCCGGTTTTTGACGTCTACAGGGGTAAGGAAATAAAAATATCCATAAGGTCCTCTCTACTTTATTCAATAGCCGTCAGCCGtaacagaaaaggaaataccCGGAGTATCCAGTGTCCATTCACGTGACCCTCGGGAAGTCGGTTGCCGGATCAGATAACTCGGTCTGGCATCGAAAGTGTGACATGGCCAACTCGGGAAACAGAATCCTGCCACTGTCTTTCTTTCCTGGTGCAGAAGGATACATAAGAATGTGAACTATAGGAAAGTTGTGTCGTCTAATAGGCTCTTACCGCTAGTGTCCTGCAACTGTTGTAGAAAAGTCGTAAATCATGCACGGAGGCCAAAATCAGATAACAAATACGCTGGCCCTTATTTCCCGTGCGTTTGGCCCGGGTGGACCCGCCGATGTCGGCGGCCAAGATCATATCAATCAGATTAGCCATCGCATATAGAGTATATTTTCTGACAGCGTGCTTCTCGAAGGTCCATGAGCATGGCAATGATCACCTTGTCTTTCTGACACGCTACTCCATATTGGGTATCTAAAAGGTGCTATGGAGTACTTTCGGAATTCCCGCTGTCATCTCTGACCATACAGAATACCCATCTAGTCAACTGACGCCGCGCCTCAGCAGCGTACAAGTACCAAGTACTCCGCACTTGGTACATTATGAGAGCCTCAATAATCCCTTTGTGTGGCATAGGATTTCAGGTGGTACCAAGGTTGCAAGGAGTGCAACTGACTCCTGCTCTAACCCAGTCTACATACTCACCTGATTCAAGTCCCCAGCAAAGACCAGATCCTGTGCTCTACCTTTGTACTCTTCCTTATGGCCAAATGTAACCGGAGGGTCCGGAATTACCGTGATTCATCCCTGCAAGTTACATCTTTGCTCGCCGCGGTGCTATTGGTACTCCGCACAGCACCATCCGCATTGGTCAAGTGTTTCCTCGATGACAGATTGCTCTTCGCCCGATTTCTTTCTAAACCACATATACTCAACGTCATCTACAATCATTATGAAAGTAATTAAAGATCCCTGCCTTCGAAATCTGTTCTGAATGGTTGGCCTATGGGACTAAGATGTACAAGTATGGAATCACTGCGCGACATTAATGACAGCATAGGAAATTTAGACCTGCGCCTTAGATCCAGCATTCTGCTATTGACCGGGCCTTCAAAAgcggttttcttttttttttttttgcagcACTAGGGGAAACGAAAACTGGCATTTCTTGATGGCAGTTCTGATGCCTAGCAAGATATTTTGCTCGAGCTTCCGTGGATAGTCTCAAGCACTAATTAAACATCAATATATGTCATACTGCTTTGAAAGAAATAGACTATCGCACAAGGGCAAAATATTGATGCTGTAAGAAAAGGTCGCTGAGGATGTCATCATCGTGCTCAAGACCCCTCCGCGTGGGTTGCGGGATTTCCTCGCATTTCTGCTTGACCGACTCCACTGTTTAAATCCCTCAAGAGCAGTATTGTCTTTAGAGCAGTTCTCATTCTGCGcgaagtacggagtagtgaaGCAGAGAATAATTTCCAATGCTTCAAGATTGGAGCTACTTACGCATTTTGGTGATTTTCAAGAGGTGGATTGTATATATAACCACGTCGATCACTGTTATTGTTGCGATATGCCCATTGTTATGCGATGGAAACACCTTTGTATGCCACTTGATAGTAATTTAATTACTGCATCAGACCGTCCGTTTGCGTGCAAACAATGGATAGACGTTGAACCTACCAAGGATCTGATGGATCAATTCCAGAAGAATGTCAAAGTCACATGACCTTTGACGACAGCAGAACAGAGGAAACAGTTTCATGTTGATTGGTACCCCCTCAAGAGTACCAAGAACCAGTGGCATTGCATGTGCTCTTAATTGGCAGCTCAGTCCCTTTTGTGGCAAAGACAAGAGAGGCAGTGCCCTTAACCAAGGTTAAGCGATGTTGGGGGCTACGTACAATGGGTACGTACCTCGCTTTGAGGGGCGCTTGAGTTGCATTTGAGTCAAAATGTCTAGGCTCTATTTTGGGTCCGTCTCCAATTGCTGCATTCTCACTCGCTCTTTTTTTGCCTGTAGGTTGCTCACACTTTCTCGCCGCATCCGTCTCCTGACCAATAAACGCACGCTCCGCCTTCCCCCAGGTCGACCTGTCCGCCTGCGGAATCATCGATTCGTCTTCTTTGCATCGCGCAGGCGTTGATTTGTTCCTACTTTACGTTGCTTCCTCGCCATCGTACAGGGTTGCAAGTGTGGTTGCAGAAAAGTTTGGTGGTTgattctctttttcttgtttgcTGGTTCTCTGCCTCCTGGGTTATCTCAGACACTCCGGACAGGAAAACTTGCGGTGGCCCATTAATCTCACGTTTCACTTCCGTCTCGCAGGAATATTGCATCGCTAGTCGCTTGTGTCTCTTGGTAATCTGGTGTGTTGAAATAACAAGCGATTAcaagcagcggcagcagcagctaaTGCGGACTTCGCGACACTACAGATTTCTTCCGGTTTTGTCACTTCGACTGCGCAGAATAATGCCTCCTCGGTCCTAGTTACGATTTTTCGAAATTCTGACGATTTTTCTATACGCGTTACGAACTCTGGCGTTCTATCGATAGAGATATATTTTCATTGCGATAATAATAACTTGTCAACTGGTGGATAAAAGGAGGATAAACGGGACGTTGAGCATCCCGAAATAAACACCAAAGGAAACTGttggtggaggagaacattaCTTCGCCATGTCAAAAGATGATAGTCTATCCGAGAATTCTACCTCACCGGGAGCGCCCCAGCCTACAGGGAGAGAGACGGCGTCTTCAAGACCGCAGTCTTTGCAAACACCACCGTCGATTTTAAGGACTCCGTCGCAGGAAAGCATCGGTTCAAGACCTCTCCCTGCTAGAGCACTTTCGGATTCCGGTCGCAGGTCGTCTCAACAGCAACATGTTCGCTTCTCGACCGATCTCGATCGACCTGGTGTGGAAGAATCGCGAGATGGAAGTTGGGAAGGGCGACGGGCGGCGTCCAGGGGACTTACTTTGAACACCACCAATTTGGCACCCCCGCGATCCCATTCTGCTGGTCGCTCTCCAGATCGGAGTCCCTCCCCTTTGTCTCCCAATGCGGCGCTGTCCCCTCCGTCACCCCAGGGTTCGGAGCCGGGTCGTTCCAGATCCCGCAATCGGGGCTATTCGCTGCGTCGTACCATATTTACCAAGAACATGCAAACCCAGCCTGACGAGCTGTCCCCCAGTGCGATTGAACTAGGTGAAGCCAGTGGCCCGCAAGAGGCGACTCAGCAGGTATCTGAGTCAACCAAGGACACGCGCCTTCCAGGAGAGGACGGAAACTGCTCGGAAGATGAGAAGCATGCATTGACAGTTGAAGAGGCTGCTGCGGATTCGTCAACTTCGAGAGAAGATGTGTCGACTTACTTTTCTGAAGCGTCCGAGCAGAAGAGAGGGAGGCTTTCCACGTCGATTTCGCAAGAGAGGTGGCTCAAGAGAAAAGCGATGACCACTTTGATGATCAATCGTGTCAACAACGCTTTGGAGGCTGTCCGCAAGACTATCCTACGTATCAAAGACATTCCCCCAAGCAAGGATGGCCGTCACATCGACCTGGATCCGAACTGCGCCCAAACCCCCAATGACGAGCGCACGGGGAAACCGTATATTGGCAACTGGATTCGGTCGAGTCGATACAGTTTCTGGAGTTTCTTTCCTCGTCAGCTGTGGGCGCAATTCACGAAACTTGCAAACTTCTATTTCCTGGTTGTCGCGATTCTGCAGATGATTCCCGGTCTGAGTACCACCGGTACTTACACTACCCTGGTTCCCTTGTTGGTATTCGTCGGTATCTCAATGGGTAAAGAAGGTCTTGATGATTGGCGTCGCTATCGCTTGGACAAAGAAGAAAACAACCGTTATGTGAGCGTTTTACGTCCCGGAAAAGGCGCTTCCCCGGCAGCCTCAAGCGGTGAGGTCTCCGTAACAAGTGATTGGCAAGACTGGGTTTCTATCAAATGGGAAGACATTAAGGTCGGTGATGTTATCAAACTCGAGCGTGACCAGCCGGTGCCTGCGGACTTTGTCTTGCTTCATGCCGAGGGGCCCAATGGAATTGCGTACATCGAGACCATGGCTTTGGATGGTGAAACGAATCTCAAGAATAAACAGCCGTGCCAGCCAGTCGCTAAGGTTTGCGCCACAGTCGAAGACATCTGCAGCAACTCAATTCACTTTGCAGTGGAAGACCCCAACCTGGACCTGTACAAGTTCGATGGAAATGTGGTTATCAATGGCCAGGAAAAGCTGCCCTTGACTAACAACGAGATTGTCTACCGTGGGAGCATTCTGCGCAACACTGAGCAGGTCCTCGGGATGGTCATCTACACCGGCGAGGAGTGCAAGATTCGAATGAACGCTAACAAGAACCCGCGAATCAAGTCGCCCTCCCTGCAGGCCAGGGTCAACCGGGTCGTCATGCTAAttgtggttctcgtcgtcgCGTTGGCGGTCGCCTGTACCATCGCATACAAGTACTGGGCCGAGGACGTGGAGAACTCCGCATGGTACTTGACGCAGGCAAGTGTTGATTTGGGTCCCATTTTTACGTCATTTTTGATTATGTTCAATACGATGATCCCGATTTCTCTTTACGTGAGTATGGAGATTGTCAAGGTTGCCCAGATGTTCCTTCTGAACGATATCGACATGTATGACGAGGAGACGGACACCCCGCTTGAAGCACGAACGTCAACCATCAACGAGGAGCTGGGACAAGTGAGCTATATCTTTT from Aspergillus chevalieri M1 DNA, chromosome 1, nearly complete sequence includes the following:
- a CDS encoding FAD binding domain protein (COG:C;~EggNog:ENOG410PHQS;~InterPro:IPR003097,IPR001433,IPR017927,IPR001709, IPR023173,IPR017938,IPR039261;~PFAM:PF00175,PF00667;~go_function: GO:0016491 - oxidoreductase activity [Evidence IEA];~go_process: GO:0055114 - oxidation-reduction process [Evidence IEA]), coding for MVHAVLPPSPPSARTMSTTPSFNNHPNGDHHSIPVSATSHPDNPIPEEPRDRSLAIPTSFNALPTPSQQETDMTDAAPLTPPSEPQDEVQDDNAESFNGGRRASTVLLSQNSDDMRRVLENVGHAGTQKLQPLCCGGGCCRSQPLQRDPIPGPTFTTNNVIPPDNEAFRSLQLNIDYLTLDSMLTDLADLPEKTVSFSSVPASAVDMKLGPSDHPPPFVQPHPPYEVFRAPLHHARELTKTGAEKRTYHFDIDVTDYPAESGTVDFVVGGAIGVCPKNKDEEVDDIFNCLGIPKSIRDKKVTLHTAKGRWPTIWGDDQPRELVTSRREILNWCSDIQSYPPTKALFRLLGEYATNEHEKKILLFLASSQGQGAFCDLRTTSHVSVSQLLHAFPSSQPPLDHLLSSLNTLMPRFYSLSQDPLASYSIKDGVSRRLVEVAVSVAESKDYKRGYRTGVGSGYLEELARKVVDAEKQGIDPATLNLHIPMFRGLMANPLATRFASDGPMLLIGAGVGIAPFRGFVQRRLQSANCANKVWVLQGVRDSLLDELYSGEWGVEESKVRTVVQSRRGESKYVQEEVRHQADLVWFVINALDGRVFVCGSGKGMGEGVEAALIDVAMAKGNLNSEEAQLFWDNKKEAGQYIAETW